A portion of the Chryseobacterium tructae genome contains these proteins:
- a CDS encoding RNA polymerase sigma factor: MKSKSDSLLISLYQKGDEGALSTLIHRHQRELFTFIFYKINDEDLANDIFQDTFMKIIVMLKEGRYNEEGKFILWAKRISHNLIIDHFRSKSKNIKVSETTFETDEYSIFDLIREPSENIEDQLVTNQIQEDLLRMLQFLPLNQQEVIKLRFFDGLSFKEIADHTDMSINTTLGRVRYALINLRKIMDENNIILTR; encoded by the coding sequence ATGAAATCAAAATCGGATAGTTTACTAATTTCGCTTTACCAGAAAGGTGACGAGGGTGCATTATCAACCCTTATTCATCGTCATCAGAGAGAACTGTTTACATTCATTTTTTACAAAATAAATGATGAAGACTTAGCCAACGATATTTTTCAGGATACATTCATGAAAATTATTGTGATGCTAAAAGAAGGACGTTACAACGAAGAGGGTAAATTTATCCTTTGGGCCAAAAGAATTTCCCACAACCTTATTATCGATCATTTCAGATCAAAATCCAAGAATATTAAAGTTTCAGAAACTACTTTTGAAACCGATGAGTATTCTATTTTTGACCTGATCCGGGAGCCCTCTGAGAATATTGAAGACCAGCTGGTAACCAATCAGATTCAGGAAGACCTGCTGAGAATGCTACAATTTCTTCCATTGAATCAACAGGAAGTGATTAAATTAAGATTTTTCGACGGATTAAGTTTTAAGGAAATCGCCGATCATACTGATATGAGTATTAATACCACATTAGGGAGAGTAAGATATGCACTGATAAACCTGAGAAAAATCATGGATGAAAATAACATAATATTAACCAGATAG
- a CDS encoding PepSY-like domain-containing protein, with amino-acid sequence MKNVKKITGVFVLIFLLIGGLISAQDRVISSNQLPKTAKTFLIGYFKGIPISSAIEDREIYGVDEYKVYLNNGMKMEFDSKGNWKEVDGNHQKIPYGFIPASIKNYSSRNFPNTYIVKIERKRWSYKAELSNGLELEFDRNGNFKKIDD; translated from the coding sequence ATGAAAAATGTAAAGAAAATCACAGGAGTATTTGTTTTAATCTTCTTATTGATCGGTGGTTTGATCTCTGCACAGGACAGGGTTATTAGTTCCAACCAACTCCCTAAGACTGCTAAAACTTTTCTTATAGGGTATTTTAAAGGAATTCCGATATCATCTGCTATCGAAGACAGAGAGATCTATGGAGTTGATGAATATAAGGTATATCTGAACAATGGAATGAAAATGGAATTTGATAGTAAAGGAAATTGGAAAGAAGTAGATGGGAATCATCAGAAGATTCCTTATGGTTTTATTCCTGCATCAATTAAAAATTATAGCAGCAGAAATTTCCCAAATACATATATCGTTAAGATAGAAAGAAAAAGATGGTCTTACAAAGCAGAGCTTTCCAACGGGCTGGAACTTGAATTCGACAGGAATGGAAATTTTAAAAAAATTGATGACTAG
- a CDS encoding response regulator transcription factor has product MKILIVEDEPDLRDTVQKFLEAEHFIVEYADNFSSGLEKIISYEYDCILLDIMLPDGNGIDLLREIKKMHKKDPVIILSAKDSVDDKVTGLEIGADDYLAKPFHLAELMARIRSVIRRKNQDGENIIRYKNISIDPESRNVKVGNEELVLNRKEYDLLYYFVIHPEKTLQKTTLAEAIWGDYIDQADSLDFIYSQIKNLRKKLKALNAEADFQAVYGIGYKFV; this is encoded by the coding sequence ATGAAGATTTTAATAGTTGAAGATGAACCGGATTTAAGGGACACTGTGCAGAAATTTCTGGAAGCAGAGCATTTTATTGTAGAGTATGCCGATAATTTTAGCTCCGGATTGGAAAAAATTATTTCCTATGAATATGACTGTATTTTATTGGATATTATGCTTCCTGATGGTAATGGAATAGATCTTTTGCGCGAAATTAAAAAAATGCACAAAAAAGATCCGGTGATTATCCTTTCTGCTAAAGATTCTGTAGATGATAAGGTGACAGGATTGGAAATAGGAGCTGATGATTATCTTGCAAAACCTTTTCATCTGGCTGAATTAATGGCGAGAATCCGATCGGTGATAAGAAGAAAGAATCAGGATGGAGAGAATATCATCAGATATAAAAACATAAGCATTGATCCGGAAAGTAGAAATGTTAAGGTAGGAAATGAAGAACTGGTGCTTAACCGTAAGGAATATGATCTTCTGTATTACTTTGTCATTCATCCGGAAAAAACGCTGCAGAAAACGACTCTTGCAGAAGCCATCTGGGGAGATTATATTGATCAGGCAGACAGTCTTGATTTTATTTATTCACAAATTAAAAATCTTCGTAAAAAACTGAAAGCACTCAATGCAGAAGCCGATTTTCAGGCTGTATACGGTATAGGATATAAATTCGTCTGA
- a CDS encoding sensor histidine kinase — protein sequence MKVSLKYYTIQYLIMILLVIIAVWAGLFYAYILDEVHDNVDDGLKDRKIQIIKAVYLNPQLLKNNDFGFNEFKVMPITAAEYKNKSRLYNKMYYMEYDDKDQPYRVLEADFIDQYKSHQRLVIRTSTVEEDELIYDLTTALIVLYILLVISIVVVNGYLLNKAMRPFYMILDKLKKYQFGIPFSQEDQNYSIKEFEELNVEINEMIDRNELVFYQQKQFIENASHELQTPLAIVINKIDLLIQNENLDKKNLTFLTEVKNDLRRMVGLNKSLLMLSKIENSQFNAISEVDFNTLINSLVQNYEDFITFKNVEVNIIEKGIFKADFNQDLADILLSNLLKNAVKYNNEEGTLNIFIENNRIVFQNSGLQESLDKSRIFNRFYKQSSDHTSTGLGLSIIKTIIKQYPGWDITYEFEDNMHYFILMKNKK from the coding sequence ATGAAAGTATCTTTAAAATATTACACCATACAATATCTTATTATGATCCTGCTGGTAATTATTGCCGTTTGGGCAGGATTATTCTATGCTTATATTCTGGATGAGGTACATGATAATGTAGATGATGGGCTTAAGGATAGAAAGATACAGATCATCAAGGCAGTATATCTTAATCCGCAGTTGCTCAAAAATAACGATTTTGGATTTAATGAGTTTAAAGTCATGCCGATTACTGCTGCAGAATATAAAAACAAAAGCAGGCTCTATAATAAGATGTATTATATGGAGTATGATGATAAAGATCAGCCTTATCGAGTATTGGAAGCTGATTTTATTGATCAGTATAAAAGCCATCAGAGGCTCGTTATCAGAACTTCCACAGTGGAAGAAGATGAGCTGATCTATGACCTTACAACGGCCTTAATCGTTCTTTATATTCTGTTGGTTATAAGTATTGTGGTAGTTAATGGCTATCTGTTGAATAAAGCAATGCGGCCGTTCTACATGATTCTGGATAAATTGAAGAAATATCAGTTTGGAATTCCTTTCTCTCAGGAAGATCAAAATTATTCCATTAAAGAATTTGAGGAATTGAATGTTGAAATCAATGAAATGATCGATCGTAATGAGCTTGTTTTCTATCAACAGAAACAGTTTATTGAGAATGCTTCTCATGAGCTTCAAACGCCGCTTGCAATTGTTATTAATAAAATAGATCTGCTTATTCAGAATGAGAATCTTGATAAAAAGAATCTAACCTTTCTTACGGAAGTTAAAAATGATCTGAGAAGAATGGTGGGATTGAATAAATCTCTGTTAATGCTTTCCAAGATTGAGAATAGTCAGTTTAATGCCATATCAGAAGTTGATTTTAATACTTTGATTAATAGTCTTGTACAGAATTATGAAGACTTTATTACTTTTAAAAATGTAGAGGTTAATATTATTGAAAAAGGAATTTTTAAAGCTGATTTCAATCAGGATCTTGCAGATATTCTTTTATCTAATCTTCTTAAAAATGCTGTTAAATACAATAACGAAGAAGGAACTTTAAACATTTTTATTGAGAACAACAGAATTGTCTTTCAAAACAGCGGATTGCAGGAGTCGCTGGATAAATCCAGGATTTTTAACCGTTTTTATAAACAAAGTTCAGATCATACTTCTACAGGTTTAGGATTATCTATTATTAAAACGATCATCAAACAATATCCAGGTTGGGATATTACCTATGAATTTGAAGATAATATGCATTACTTTATTCTTATGAAAAATAAAAAGTAA
- the trpS gene encoding tryptophan--tRNA ligase — protein sequence MSRILTGIQATGTPHLGNLLGAIIPAIELSKQEGNESFLFIANLHTLTQIKDAQILRQNTYEIAAAWLACGLDTEKTFFYRQSDIAETCELSWHLSCFFPYQRLTLAHSFKDKADRLQDVNAGLFTYPILMAADILLYDAEIVPVGKDQLQHLEIARDVASRFNNQMGEVFVLPQSELQEDTKYVPGTDGRKMSKSMGNIINIFLPEKELKKQVMSIESDSKSLEEAKDPATDKTFQIYELIATPEQTEELRAKYLAGNFGYGHAKKELLDLILVRFEKERETFNYYMNNLDELEAKLQQGAEKTRPVAMATLKRVRTSLGF from the coding sequence ATGTCAAGAATTCTTACCGGCATTCAAGCCACCGGAACACCCCATCTTGGAAATTTATTAGGGGCTATTATTCCTGCGATCGAACTTTCTAAGCAGGAAGGAAACGAATCATTTTTATTTATTGCGAATCTTCATACGCTTACCCAGATTAAAGATGCGCAAATTTTAAGACAGAATACCTACGAGATTGCTGCGGCTTGGCTTGCTTGTGGATTAGATACCGAAAAAACATTTTTCTACAGACAAAGTGATATCGCTGAAACCTGTGAACTATCTTGGCATTTATCATGTTTTTTTCCTTATCAAAGATTAACATTAGCCCATTCATTTAAGGATAAAGCTGACCGTCTTCAGGATGTGAATGCTGGTTTGTTTACCTACCCTATTTTAATGGCTGCTGATATTTTATTATACGATGCAGAGATTGTTCCTGTAGGAAAAGATCAGCTTCAGCATTTGGAAATTGCAAGAGATGTCGCTTCAAGATTCAACAATCAGATGGGTGAAGTTTTCGTATTGCCACAATCTGAACTTCAGGAAGACACGAAATATGTTCCCGGAACTGATGGCCGTAAAATGTCCAAATCTATGGGAAATATTATCAATATCTTCTTACCTGAGAAAGAATTGAAAAAACAGGTGATGAGTATTGAATCCGATTCTAAGTCTTTAGAAGAGGCTAAAGATCCTGCAACAGATAAAACGTTCCAAATTTATGAACTGATCGCAACTCCTGAACAGACTGAGGAATTAAGAGCAAAATATCTTGCAGGTAACTTCGGATATGGACATGCTAAAAAAGAGCTTTTAGATCTTATTTTAGTTCGTTTTGAGAAGGAAAGAGAAACGTTCAATTATTATATGAATAATCTTGATGAGTTGGAGGCAAAACTTCAGCAGGGAGCAGAAAAAACAAGACCTGTTGCAATGGCAACTCTTAAAAGAGTAAGAACAAGTTTAGGATTTTAA
- a CDS encoding SanA/YdcF family protein → MRKTIKNIFKFFLLLLVAGIIFIAWANYSIKEESAAFVSYNIADVPEAKTALLLGTGKTLSNGMPNAYFYNRIKAATDLFKSGKIQYIIVSGDNSSKDYNEPEDMQAALVQQGIPQDKIILDHAGFRTLDSVVRAKDIFGQTKLTIISQKFHNERAVFLAQKNGIQAFGYNAEDVNKYAGLKTNLREYLAKAKVYWDLILGVQPKFGGEKILIP, encoded by the coding sequence ATGAGAAAAACAATCAAAAATATTTTTAAATTTTTCCTGCTTCTTTTAGTCGCAGGAATTATTTTTATAGCCTGGGCAAATTACAGCATTAAAGAGGAAAGTGCAGCTTTTGTATCTTACAATATCGCTGATGTACCGGAAGCAAAAACAGCTTTATTGCTGGGTACCGGAAAAACCTTAAGCAACGGGATGCCCAATGCTTATTTCTATAATAGGATTAAAGCAGCTACAGATCTTTTTAAAAGCGGAAAGATTCAATACATCATTGTGAGTGGTGACAACAGCAGCAAAGACTATAATGAACCGGAAGATATGCAGGCTGCATTGGTTCAGCAGGGAATTCCACAGGATAAAATTATTCTGGATCACGCAGGATTTCGTACCTTGGATTCTGTGGTAAGAGCTAAGGATATTTTTGGACAAACCAAACTTACTATTATCTCTCAGAAATTCCACAACGAAAGAGCCGTCTTTCTGGCTCAGAAAAACGGAATACAGGCTTTTGGGTATAATGCAGAAGATGTGAATAAATATGCAGGTTTAAAGACGAATTTGAGAGAGTATCTGGCAAAGGCTAAAGTATATTGGGACCTTATCCTTGGTGTACAACCAAAGTTTGGAGGAGAAAAGATTTTGATTCCTTAG
- a CDS encoding lipoprotein signal peptidase — protein sequence MKKILAITFLVLLIDQASKIYIKTHFELNESIPVVEGFFNKTFVENPGMAYGFHFGGILGKYFLVILRVFLIGGMVYMFKKWIKEGASNYLLIPMAIIFAGAIGNLIDGMFYGMIFDSGTVYDASTDRWIGYGGISKFVPFGQGYSTFMKGCVVDMLHFPVVDWYVPDSWPIIGGKHIEFFKYIFNVADSAITVGAAFLLIFRKKAFPNGLEF from the coding sequence ATGAAAAAGATCTTAGCTATTACCTTTTTGGTATTATTGATAGACCAGGCTTCAAAAATTTATATTAAAACCCATTTTGAACTCAATGAGAGCATTCCCGTTGTAGAAGGTTTCTTTAATAAAACTTTTGTTGAAAATCCAGGAATGGCTTACGGATTTCATTTTGGAGGGATTCTCGGGAAATATTTCCTTGTTATTCTAAGAGTTTTCCTGATTGGAGGAATGGTTTATATGTTTAAAAAATGGATCAAAGAAGGAGCCTCCAACTATCTTTTAATTCCTATGGCCATCATTTTTGCAGGAGCCATCGGAAACCTTATTGATGGGATGTTCTACGGAATGATCTTCGATAGCGGAACGGTTTATGATGCCAGTACCGACCGATGGATTGGTTATGGTGGCATTTCAAAATTTGTTCCTTTTGGACAAGGTTACTCTACCTTTATGAAAGGATGTGTAGTAGATATGCTTCACTTCCCGGTAGTAGACTGGTATGTTCCGGACAGCTGGCCTATCATTGGCGGAAAACATATTGAATTCTTTAAATATATTTTCAATGTTGCCGATTCAGCCATTACTGTAGGTGCTGCTTTCTTATTAATCTTTAGAAAAAAAGCATTCCCGAACGGACTGGAATTCTAA
- a CDS encoding DUF2683 family protein, with protein sequence MESIIVHPKNAMELSALKGVLKEMNIKFEKAHVKSSYNGQKVVKKASDNKNVRPASKPSKPKGE encoded by the coding sequence ATGGAATCAATCATAGTACATCCTAAAAATGCAATGGAGCTTAGCGCACTGAAAGGTGTTTTAAAAGAAATGAACATTAAATTTGAGAAAGCTCATGTGAAAAGTTCATATAACGGACAAAAAGTGGTTAAGAAAGCAAGCGATAATAAAAATGTAAGACCTGCTTCGAAACCTTCAAAACCTAAAGGAGAGTAA
- a CDS encoding DUF6576 domain-containing protein, with protein sequence MSEILILVIIVAAVLAFFNREWIRNRFFPRKHTNYTIDDQFNSDKRDREKEIDRLLSKMGKNGINDLSAKDRKRLDELSKM encoded by the coding sequence ATGAGCGAAATATTAATATTGGTAATCATTGTGGCTGCAGTATTGGCTTTTTTCAACAGGGAGTGGATCAGAAACAGGTTTTTCCCTAGAAAACACACCAACTACACTATTGATGACCAGTTTAATTCCGACAAACGTGACAGGGAGAAAGAAATAGACAGACTATTGAGTAAGATGGGCAAAAACGGAATCAATGATCTTTCCGCGAAAGACCGGAAAAGACTGGATGAGTTGTCCAAAATGTAA
- a CDS encoding TraR/DksA family transcriptional regulator, whose protein sequence is MSDERVRYSDADLQEFRAIIKEKIEKAEKDLQLIRESFINDQNNGTDDTSPTFKAFEEGAETLSKEQNSILAGRQEKFVRDLKNALIRIENKTYGVCRVTGKLIPKERLLAVPHATLSIEAKNMQK, encoded by the coding sequence ATGTCAGACGAAAGAGTTAGATACAGCGATGCTGATTTACAGGAATTTAGAGCGATCATAAAAGAGAAAATAGAAAAAGCAGAAAAAGATCTTCAGCTAATCAGAGAAAGTTTCATCAATGACCAGAATAATGGGACGGATGATACTTCACCTACTTTCAAAGCATTTGAAGAAGGTGCAGAAACTTTGAGCAAAGAGCAGAACTCTATTCTTGCAGGAAGACAGGAAAAATTCGTTCGTGATCTTAAGAATGCCTTAATCAGAATCGAAAACAAGACTTACGGTGTTTGTAGAGTAACAGGAAAACTAATTCCTAAGGAAAGACTTTTAGCCGTTCCTCATGCTACACTAAGCATCGAAGCGAAAAACATGCAAAAATAG